Proteins encoded together in one Impatiens glandulifera chromosome 1, dImpGla2.1, whole genome shotgun sequence window:
- the LOC124918917 gene encoding (+)-neomenthol dehydrogenase-like, producing the protein MEDHEEEEQPSSFLATKRYAVVTGANRGIGFEICRQLASKGVIVVLTARDERKGLEAIERLKDDIGISGDILFFHRLDVMDPSSISSLADFVESQFGRLDILVNNAGIGGITVNTEALRSSTTREGVEINWKDYMSQTYEMAIKCLETNYYGVKRTIEALIPFLHLSNSPRIVNVSSTAGKLQFVSNEWAIGILGDEENLSEERVDEVLREFLRDFEADLLEAKGWPSYLSAYTLSKAAMNAYTRIMAKRHPNNFMINSVCPGYVKTNSYAGLLTVQEGAVSPVTLALSSEEGHSGLFFSRKHISSF; encoded by the exons ATGGAAGATCATGAGGAAGAAGAACAACCATCAAGTTTTCTTGCAACAAAGAGGTATGCAGTTGTGACAGGTGCAAATAGAGGAATAGGGTTTGAAATATGCAGGCAGTTAGCCTCCAAAGGAGTCATTGTGGTCTTAACTGCTAGAGATGAGAGGAAAGGCCTTGAAGCCATCGAAAGACTCAAAGACGACATAGGAATATCCGGCGATATTTTGTTCTTTCATCGTCTCGATGTTATGGATCCGTCTAGCATTTCTTCTCTAGCGGATTTCGTCGAATCCCAATTTGGACGGCTCGATATTTTG GTTAATAATGCAGGAATTGGAGGAATTACTGTGAATACTGAAGCCTTAAGATCCTCAACTACTAGG GAAGGAGTAGAAATTAATTGGAAAGATTACATGTCTCAAACTTATGAGATGGCAATAAAATGCTTGGAGACAAATTATTATGGAGTAAAAAGAACAATAGAAGCTCTTATCCCCTTTCTCCACCTCTCAAATTCACCAAGAATAGTTAATGTTTCCTCCACAGCCGGCAAGTTACAG TTCGTGTCTAACGAATGGGCGATAGGGATTTTGGGCGATGAAGAAAACCTTAGCGAGGAGAGAGTAGACGAAGTGTTAAGGGAATTCCTAAGGGATTTTGAGGCGGATTTATTAGAAGCTAAAGGGTGGCCGAGTTATCTTTCAGCGTACACATTATCGAAGGCAGCCATGAACGCATACACGAGGATCATGGCCAAGAGACACCCCAACAACTTCATGATCAATAGTGTGTGCCCTGGCTATGTCAAGACAAATAGCTATGCGGGCTTGTTAACTGTTCAAGAAGGTGCCGTTAGTCCTGTTACCTTAGCTCTTTCTTCCGAGGAGGGTCATTCTGGCTTGTTTTTTTCTCGGaaacatatttcatcattttag